Below is a genomic region from Paraburkholderia phenazinium.
AGCGTGTCGATCAGGAACTTCGAGAGGGTCGTACGTCCGTCTTGCATGGCGATCTCCTGAGGGATGGTTTTCGTTTAGCCTGGCGGCGCCAGCACGGCGCGCGTCGCATGAGAGGACGCAGGCACCCCGTCGTTTGCCGCGGGCGTTTCGGCGAACACACGGCTCCCGCGAATGTCGGCGGCCGCAATCAGGGTGAGCGCGGCGGCGTCGATGGCCGCGCCGTCCCGCATCGCCGTGGCGAACAGGCGATTGGCCTGACGCAGCCGCGAACGGTCGAGCGCATTGCGCACCGAACGGGCGTTAGCAAAATTCGGCTGGCGGGTGCGCAGCGCGAGATAGTCCGCGAAAGCGCGGCGCGCGTCGGCGTCGAAGCGGTAATGCATCGTCGCGAGCATCCGCTCGGCGATGTCGAGCAGTTCCGCGTCGTCGTAGTCGGGAAACGTGATGTGATGCGCAATCCGCGAACGGAAGCCCGGATTGCTCTCGAAGAACACTTCCATGCGCGCCGCGTAGCCAGCGAGAATCACGACGAGATCGTCACGCTGGTTTTCCATGGTTTGCAGCAGGATCTCGATCGCCTCCTGACCATAGTCGCGTTCGTTTTCCGGGCGATACAGGTAATACGCTTCGTCGATGAACAGCACGCCGCCCATCGCGCGCTTCAACACCTCGCGCGTTTTCGGCGCGGTATGGCCGATGTACTGACCGACCAGGTCGTCACGCGTCACCGAAACCAGATGATTGCGGCGAATGTAACCCAGCCGGTGCAGCACTTCGGCCATGCGTAGCGCGACCGTGGTCTTGCCGGTGCCGGGATTGCCGGAGAAGCACATATGCAGGGTCGGCGCGCCGCCTGCTAGGCCGAGCGAAGCGCGGGCCCGCTCGACGAGCAGATGGGCCGCGACCTCGCGAATGCGGGTCTTCACCGGGGCGAGCCCGACCAGATCGCGATCGAGTTCGGCCAGCACGTCGCCGATGCCGGAGTCGCGATAGAGCGCGGCGAGATCGACATTGGGCACCTGGGCGCAGTTCATCTTCTAGCGCCCCGGTACATATCGCTCACCCGAGGGCCGGTCGCCCGCATAGCCGGACAGCCCGTAACGCTGCACACGTCCCACCCCGTCCTGGCGCGTGAGGCGAAAGCCCGGCTCCTCGTCCGGGCGGTTGACGATGAACGACAGACGCATCGTCTCGAAGCCGCGCACCGAATCGAAGGCGTTGATCTTGATGTAGTGCTGCGGCCGCGCCGCGCGGCACGCCTTCACTTCCTGCAACACGCCGGCCGCATCGTGCAGATCGAACATCGGCAGGCCCCACATTTCCCAATAGGTGTTGCGCGGATGCGGATCGTCGGTGTACTCGACCGAACAGGCCCAGCCCTGGCCCAGCGCGTAGTCGATCTGCAAGCTGATCTCCTCGTCGGTCAGTTCCGGCAAGAAGGAAAACGTACCCTGTGTAATGCGCATGACGTACCTCGCTGATGAATGCATCGATCGGAAACGGCGCCAACGGTTTTCCGCGCAGTGCGGCTGCACTGCTACCGGACCGCATTGAGAAACCTTGAATACCCGCTACCCGCTCTGGATAGCCGCCGCTCAGGCCGCTGTCGGCGTGGCGGCGAAATCCGGCGTGTCGGTCGACGCGTAGTTGAACGTCACATCCCGCCACGTATCGAGCGCCTGCTTGAGCGGCGTGCACCAGCGCGCCGCCGCTTCGAGAATCTCCGGCCCTTCGTGCACGATGTCGCGACCCTCGTTGCGCGCCTTCACCATCGTTTCGAGCGCAACGCGATTCGCTACCGCGCCCGCCTGGATACCGGCCGGATGACCGATCGTGCCGCCGCCGAACTGCAGGATCGCGTCGTCGCCGAACAGGTCCAGCAGTTGATGCATCTGCCCTGCATGAATGCCGCCCGAGGCCACCGGCATCACCTTGCGCAAACCCGCCCACGGCTGGTCGAAGAAAATCCCGCGTGACAGATCGACCTCGTTGTGCGCCTCGCGGCACACGTTGTAATACCCCTGCACCGACAGCGGATCACCTTCGAGCTTGCCGACCGCGGTGCCCGCATGCGCATGATCGACGCCCGCCATGCGCAGCCACTTCGCGATCACGCGAAACGAGATGCCGTGATTGCGCTGCCGCGTATAGGTACTGTGACCCGCGCGATGCAGATGCAGAATCATGTCGTTGCGGCGCGCCCAGCGCCCCATCGATTGAATCGCCGTCCAGCCGACCACGAGATCGATCATGACGATGCAGGAACCCAGTTGCTTCGCGAATTCGGCGCGCTCATACATGTCCTCCATCGTGCCGGCCGTCACGTTCAGGTAGTGGCCTTTGACTTCACCCGTTTCCGCCTGCGCGCGATTCACCGCCTCCATTGAAAACAGAAAACGGTCGCGCCAGTGCATGAAGGCCTGCGAGTTGATGTTTTCGTCGTCCTTCAGAAAATCGAGGCCGCCGCGCAATCCTTCGTATACGACCCGGCCATAATTCTTGCCCGACAAACCGAGCTTCGGCTTGACGGTCGCGCCAAGCAAGGGCCGGCCGTACTTGTCGAGCCGCTCGCGCTCGACGACGATTCCCGTCGGCGGCCCCTGGAAGGTCTTCAGATAAGCAACAGGTATGCGCATGTCTTCGAGACGCAGCGCCTTGAGCGGTTTGAAGCCGAACACATTGCCGATGATCGAGGCGGTCAGGTTGGCGACCGAACCCTCTTCGAACAGATCCAGTTCATAGGCGATGTACGCGAAATACTGCGGCTCGCCGGCGTTTGCGCCAGGCACGGGATCGACGCGGTAGGCTTTCGCACGGTACATGTCGCATGCGGTCAGGCGATCGGTCCACACCACGGTCCAGGTTGCCGTCGACGATTCGCCGGCCACGGCCGCCGCCGCCTCCTCCGGATCGACACCGGGCTGCGGCGTGATGCGAAAGAGCGCGATGATGTCGGTATCTTTCGGCGTGTAATCCGGCTGCCAGTAGCCCATCTCGCGATACTTCATGACGCCCGCGGCGTACCGTTCGCGAGGTTTCTGCGCGTCGCGCGGCTTGTGTATGGAATCAATGACCGGTTGACTGAAATCGTTCATGACATATCCTCGAAGGTGAACAGGTGCGCTGCCGGAAGAACGGAGCGCTTGTTTGCACTGTATGCAGGAACGCAGTCACTGAGAATTCACGATTTCATTTGGCAGACTTAACCGATCCGTTATCGATTGCACAACGCGAAGCGATTTTTCAACACATGCGCGAACGATCGATGGAGAATGATCTGCATGGGATCGGCGAGCACCGGGTGACAGGAGAACAGAGCCGTGCTGCCCGGCATGGAACACTTTGCTGCATTCCCGGAACAGTGCGCGGCGCGAGCGCATCGTACTGCGCACACCGTGGTCGCACCGGCGCAATTCGGCAAACGCTGCATTGCGGCGCGCCCACAAGTCGCTTGTGCCAGGTCATCGAAAACCCGGCATGGAGCTTGCGTAGTCACCAACGCCAATGAAGTCCGGCATCACGCCGGGCCGACGGCACAACGCTGTACAACACATGGAGGAAACACGTATGCAATGGACGACTCCGAGCTACACCGATATACGTCTTGGTTACGAAATCACGATGTACGTCGCTACGCGTTAAGCCCGCCCGGGCCGCGACACGCGGCCCTTCGGCGGATTTGCGGTAATCCCTGACTAACCGGCCGGCTTTTCGGCGCTGCCAGGACACGCGTTCCCATCCATGATCCACGAAACGATCGTCACCACAGCAGCGTGCGATGGCCGTCCTCATATCGCGCCCATGGGGGCCCGTTACGAGGACGACTTCGTCATCCTCTCGCCGTTTCGCCCGTCGGTCACGCTCGACAATATCGTCGCGTCGCGGGCTGCAGTGCTGAACTTCACCACCGACGTCCGTATCTTCGCCGGCTGCGTCACGCATTGCGCGTGCGACTGGCCCACCGTCGCCGCCAGCTGTGTGGCGAGCATCAGGCTCGCCGGGTCGCTGGCGCACGCTGAACTCGAACTCGACGAACTGCGCGACGACAGGGAGCGCCCGGTGCTGCGCATGAAATGCGTGCACCGCGAAAACCATGCGCCGTTCACCGGTTTTAACCGCGCCCAGGCCGCGGTGGTAGAAGGCGCGATTCTCGTGAGCCGGCTTTTCATGCTGCCGGCCGACAAGGTGGACCGCGAAATGGCCTACCTGCAGATCGCCATCGACAAAACCGCCGGCGATGCCGAACTCACCGCCTGGGGGTGGCTCACCGCCGCGATCGCGCGGCATCGCGAGAGCCTCGAATCTTCCGGCGGTTCAGCCGCCGAACTCATAGCGCACTAGTCTGTCCCGCCTTTTCGGAGAATATCGATGACCGCATTGCTCGCGAGCGTCCGCTCGGACGACGAAGCATTGGACGCCGCTCGTGCCGGCGCCGAACTGATCGACCTGAAGGAGCCGAACGCGGGCGCGCTCGGCGGCCTGTCGATCGGCGACATCACGCATATCGTCCGCCAGCTTCGCGCCTGCTATCCAGTCAAGCCGATTAGCGCAACGATTGGCGACGTGCCGGCGGACGCGCTCGATGAAATCGCCACCCGTGTTATCGAAGTCAGCGACGCAGGCATCGACTACGTGAAAGTGGGTGTGGCGCCCGGTCCGTCTGCACGACGCTGTCTCGAACAACTGGCCAATCTGCCGGCTGCGGTCGTGCCGGTGCTGCTGTGTGACAGCGGCATGGAAAGCGAACTGGTCGCCTATACGGCCACGCTCGGTTTTGTCGGCGTGATGTTCGACACCGCCGGCAAGGACGGCCGCACACTGTTCGATTACGTGGATGGCGATTCGCTCGCGCAATGGCTGCGGCTCACGCGCGAGCGCGGCGCGATGAGCGGCATCGCCGGCTCGCTCGGCTGGGCGCAGTTCGAGCAGATCCGGGCGCTCGCGCCGGACGTGGCGGGTTTTCGCACGGCACTATGCGTCGATGGAAGGCGCTCGCGACTCGATCCGCAACGCGTGGCGCAATGGGCCACCGCACTGCACCGTCCTGCTGGAGAGACAAGCGGCGCGCTCGCCGCGGCGAACACCCAGGCCTCCGGCGCGGCACGTCTTTAATGCACCTGATTGCCCGCAAGCCGTTGCCTCGCACCCAGGATGCCGCAAAAGACCGCGCAGCAATAGGCACGAATACTAGATCACCGGGATGTTCAGCAGCCGGTCGCGCATCAGCGCGACATTGTCCTTGTTGAACATCTCGACCACGTAATTGGCCTCGATCACATGATCGACGAAACGGCGGTCGACTACGCCCGTGGCCGCCAGCGTCTCGAGCCGCTCGTTCTCCGAGATGGCGCATGACTTCACCACGATCAACCGCTCGGCGTTGAGCATGGTCGAGAGCCATGCGGCGAGGCTGTCGGAGGTGGTGTCCCAATTGCTCATCGCGTCCGGCGTGTCGCGCATCAGCGAGGTCGGCACCCACACTGCCACGCGGCCGTCGCGCAGCGCGCGGCGGATCTTCGCCTCACTCGAGGCGAGCACGAGTTCAGGCAAGATCCCTTGCATGAGAATCGCGTATTGCGTCATGGCAAGCAGACACATGTTGTGCGCGGCGAGATCGTCGAAGCGCCACTCGCTCTGGTATTGCCGCACCTTGTCCGCGAAATCGCCGCCACCGGGCACGATGACGACGCGCCCGCCCCCCACCTCACATAGCTCGACGAGCCACTTGCGAAGCATCGGATCGTGACTCAGGCTGCCCCCGATCTTGACCACCCACATGATCGTTGTCCTCTTCCGCGCGTTTCCGCTCGTTTCCCTTCAACTGCTCAAGGCCGCCCGCGCTGCTCCGCTGCGGCTGGCATCACCGGCGTCCCAGTGGCGAGTCGCCGCAAGCAGCGCTATCGCCACACTCGGCGCGCACGTTGCGGCCCAGTCCGACCGGTTCGCCGGCACACCCGCCAGCGTGCCGAAATCGATGTACGCGCGTGGCGCTTCACTGGCTTCCATACTGGCCAGCGCCGCCGCGAGAAAGCGTCCACACCCTGCGCCGACCAGCGGTGCGGCGGCGAGCTCAGGGTGAGCCGCCGTCACGCGCGCCAGATTGGCGCCGATCTCGCGCAACTGCAGTTCGCGCCAACGCAGCGCGAACCCGCGCCATTCGCCGGAACCCGCTTCATGGGCGTCCCGGCCAATCATCCGCGCGAGCCGCGTGCGGCTGGCTGCTTCCGTCTTCGGTCCCTGGTCGGCGCTCGGATACAGGTCGTAGTGCGGCGCCAGTTCGCCCGTGAGGCGGTAAACGTCCGCCGTGGTCGCAAACCATTCGTTCATCACGTTGACGGTCTCCCCAGCGAACTCGATGCGCTGGGCGAGGCCGCACAAAGGCGTGCGCACCACGCCCTGGTACACGAGTTCGCCGGTGGCGAGCCGCCCGGCATCCGTCGCAGCACGCGCGACGACGCCACCGCCGGCGATCGGAATGATGTCGGTGGTGGTACTGCCAATGTCGATCAGCAGCGCATCGGGTACGCGCGACGCGATCCAGCTCGCGGTGGCCAGCCAGTTCGCCGAGGCGACACTGCGCCAACCGTCCGCGCAGGACTGCGGCGTGAGCCAGCCGGCGTCGCCCGCGTAGAAACGCAAGCGCGGCCCGAGCCGCTGCGCGAGCGCAGCAGCGATGGCCTGCACGCCATGCGCGCGGTCCTCGAAGAGGTCGACCATCTCCCCGGTCATCGTCACCGCGTGCAGCGCGGCGTCAGTCCGGGCGGCCGGCCAGCGCTCGAAGACAAGGTCGATGGTTCGCTCGAGATGGTCGAGGCCCTGCCATAGCGGACAAGCCCACTGCGCGACATCGAGCACCGCGCCCGCGGCATCGGCCATCGACACCTTCACGTGCGCGCCGCCGACATCCCAGCCGAATACGGCCGCGCCATCCGCCGTAGCGACGCTTGCATCGGCGCCGAACCCGGCGCTCATCGCTGCGCTCCGCAGGCGGGCGGTGCGCCACAGTTGCGCGCCGCCGGACCGGACCCCACGATACGCACGCCGTGGGCAGCAAGCAGGGCGTGCGCGAGGTTGCCGCCGAGCGCCTCGGACAGCCCGGCATACGCCACCGTCAGACGCGGGTTGACCTCGATCACAATCGGGCCGCGCGACGCATGCCACACCACGTCGATGCCGACGAAGCCGCGCAGCCCCGGCAGCGCCTGAGCCACGCGCTGCGCGAGCGCGCCGAGCATGCGGCCCTGGTCGCCAGCCAGGTCGATCTGGTTGACCATCACGCCATCGAATTCCACGATGTGCGGTTGCTGCTGCGCCGCATCGCCTTCGCTCAGGCTGATTTGCTGCCGGTTGATGCTGACGAGTTCAACGCCGTCGCCGTGGCAGATCAGCGAGAGGCTGAGCGGCTCGCCGTCGACCCATGCCTGCAGCACCGGATTGCGCGCGGCGGCGGCACGTGCGTCGTATTCGGCACAGGCGTCGGCAAAATTGTCGAATACGAAGGTATCGAGACCGCCCGCGCCGTCGTCCGGTTTCACGACCCAACGGCTGCCCGGTTGTCCGGCGGCCTGTCCGGCGAGCTGTCCAGGTTCGACAGCCGGCGTCGTGGCGATGCCGTGCGCCATCAGGCACGCCGCAGTCGCGCTCTTGCTCGACGCCACGCGGATCGATTCTTTCGAACAGCCAAGCCAGCGCGCGGCGCCCACCGCGTCGTACAGATGCAGCAGCAAACCGTCGCACTCCGGCGCGATGATCCACGCGTAGTCGTGCTCGCGAGCTACCCGCGCGACAAAAGCGGTCATCGACTCGCCTTGTGCGGCCCTACAATGGACGCGCGACGATGCGACGGTTTCAAAACGGGAACTCGCGAAGCTCACGTCCACTCCGTCGAGTTCCCGCAGGTCGCTCACCAGTGCGTCACGCATCACCCGGCCTTCGACGATCAGCGCGCTCAGGTCGGCCAGACTTCCCGCGCCGGCATGTGCCGGATCGATGCCGCCACCGGTGAGATACTCGAAGACAAAGATCTTGGTCAAAGGAGCGCGCCCCCATGCAGGTGATACCGGTTCTCGATCTGCTCGACGGCCACGTGGTACGCGCGGTGCGCGGCGAACGGACAGCCTATCAGCCGATCCACTCACCGCTTGCCGCTACCAGCGAGCCGCTTCACATCGCCCGCGCCCTGCTTGCTGCAAGCGGCGCACGGACGCTCTATATCGCCGACCTCGGCGCGATCCTTCAGCAAGGCGCTCACGTCGAGACGCTCGCTGCACTACGTGCCGCCCTGCCCGGCACTGACATCTGGCTCGACGCGGGCTATGCCGACTATGCGTCGATGCATGCGCTGTTCGCGCGTATCGAAGAAACCACCCGGCGCAACAGCCTCGACGGCACGCGTCCGTCTGCTCCGCACGGTCTCGCGACGCTCGTGCCGGTGTTCGGCAGCGAGTCGTTGCTCGACATCGACGCACTACGCGCCGCTGAAGCCGCCAGGCTTTCTCCAATCCTTTCGCTCGACCACCGCGCCGGTCAACTGATCACGGCTACGTCTTCGCTCACCCCAGCCGGGCACACCTCGGCATGGTGGCCCCGCAGGGTGATCGCGATGACGCTCGATCAGGTAGGCAGCTACGACGGTCCCGACCTCGCCACGTTCGAACGTATCCGTGCCCATGCTCCCACGCATACCGCCGTGATCGGCGCGGGCGGCATTCGCCATCGCGAGGACATGGCAGCGGCGGCCCGCACCGGCGCTTCGGCATGGCTTGTGGCGTCTGCGCTGCACGATCGCCGTATAGGCCTGCCATTCGTCGAATCAACATAGGCGTGCTATACAACTTTCATGCCAATCGCCGGAGAAGCCGTGGCTGTAAACAAACGGCAAGCTAAAGGTGCCGTTTGTGACACTCTGCTCCAGATTGACACACAACCTGTGCGGAGCAATGCGGCGCGCCCGTTGCACAGCCGACACATTGCGTGCAGGGCAGCGCGCATATCGCGACGGTATCGATCCTTTTAAGCGCAAGGCCACATAAGCGGCGCGCGATGCGTCGCGCACCTCGCTATGGCATCTGGACTCAAATCGGCATGGAGCTTGCTAAAAGTGCGGCCATGCACCTCTCGCCCATCGATCCATCGTCCACGACCCCATCGGCCACGGCCCACGTTCCTGCCTCGTCGCTAACGCGCGACTGGACTTGCCCGTTCTGCCCGCTGCTGTGCGACGACCTCGTAGTCGAGTCGCATGACGACGCCACGCTCACCGTGCCGGATATCGAATGCCGGCGCCTCACCCAGGCGCTCGCCTGCTACAGCAGCGCGGATGCACAGTGCCGCAGCAGCGTCGACGGACACGATACGGATCTCGATACCGCGCTGGCTGGCGCGGCGCGCATCCTGTCGTCGGCACGCCGCCCTTTATTCGGCTCGCTGACCACCGATGTAGCCGGGACCCGTGCGCTGTACACGCTGGCCGCGGGCTGTGGCGCCATCCTCGATCATTGGCACGGCGATGCGATGAGCGCGGCCACGCTTGCGTTGCAGGATCGCGGATCGTTCTTCACCACGCTGTCCGAGGTGCGCTCGCGTGCAGACCTGCTGGTGTTTTTCAATTGCCAGCCGTCGCAGCGCTATCCGCGCTTCTTCACGCGCGCGCTGGCAGGCACAGAACAGACACGCGAGCTGGTGTTCGTCGGCTGCCCTCCCGATCCCGCCGCGGCCGGCCTGGCGAATACGCGAGTCGAAGCGATTCTTCCGGACAACGATCCTTTTGACACGCTCGCGCTCTGGTCCGCCCTTTGCGAAGGACGCGAGGCTCGTGCACTGCACGATAGCGCCGTAGACACGGCAGCGGAACTCGCCCGCCTGCAGGCACGCATCGCCGCCGCGCACTACACCGTGCTGGTCTACGAGACTGCCGCATTGCCCGGTCCGCACGCGGCCCTGCTCATCGAGGCCTTGAACCGGATCGTCAAGGCAGCCAACCGCACCGTGCGCGCGGGCTGTCTCGCGCTCGGCGGCGACGACGGCGCCTTGACGGTCAATCAGACCGTGGCGTGGCTCTCGGGTCTGCCGTTGCGGACGCGGGTCTCGACGCCCTCGCGGACCGCCGGCACGGCGCCGCTCGACTACGATCCGTACCGGTATCGCACCGGGCGGCTGCTCGCCAACGGCGAGATCGACGCGCTGCTGTGGGTCGCCAGCTTCGCGCCGCCGGTCTGGCCGCAAGCGCTCGATCAAACGGTGCCTGTGATCGTGCTCGGCCATCCTGCTCTGGCCGAAGCCGCGAAAGCGCGCGGCGCCGCTACCGTCTTTATTCCGGTCGCCACACCTGGGATCGATAGCGCCGGTCATCTGTTTCGCGTCGACGGCCCGGTCGTGATGCCGCTTGCCTGCGCACGCAGCGTTGGACTGCCCTCGGTGGCAACGATCGCGGAGCGCCTGGCGGCGCAGCTCGATGCCCAGCCCGCCCCGCAGGTGCAGCCATGAGTCTCATCCGGCTCAAGGGCGGCAGGATCTTCGACCCGGCCAACGGCGTCGACGGCGAGCGCCGCGATCTGGCGATCCGCGACGGCCGCATCGTCGACGTGCCCGCCACGATGCCGGCCGATCGCGAATATGACGCCACCGGCATGATCGTGATGGCAGGCGGCATCGACATGCACTCGCATATCGGCGGCGGCAAGACCAATCTCGCGCGCCTGCTGCTCCCCGAGGATCATCGTAACGATCCTGTGCGCGAACCCGCGTACGACGCGGTGCAGGACGCAAACGGCCGCTACCTGAGGCTGCCGTCATGTGGAGTCTGCACGCCCGGCACGCTCGCGACCGGCTACCGCTACGCCGAGATGGGCTATACGGCCGCCTTCGAGCCGGCCATGATGCCCTCCAACGCGCGTCATACGCACCTTGAGATGGGCGACACCCCGATCATCGATCACGGCGCGTACGTCATGCTCGGCAACGACGAGCTGTTCCTGCAGATGCTCGCCGCCCGCGACGATTTCGAGCGTCTGCGCGACTACATCGGCTGGACGATCCACGCGAGCAAGGCGCTCGGCGTGAAGGTCGTCAATCCTGGCGGCATCTCCGCGTTCAAGTTCAACCAGCGCTCGCTGAACGTCGACGAGCCGCACGTGCATTACGGCATCACGCCGCGCGATGTGCTGCACACACTGTCGCGCGCGTTGACCGAGCTGCGCGTACCGCACCCGCTCCACGTACACGCCAGCAATCTGGGCGTGCCCGGCAACATCGATTCGACCATCGCCACCATGGATGCCGCCGACGGTCTGCCGATCCATCTCACGCATATCCAGTTTCATAGCTATGGCACTGAGGGTCCGCAAAAATTCTCGTCGGGCGCCCGGCAGATCGCAGAGGCGGTGAACGCACGGCCGAACGTGTCGATCGACGTCGGCCAGATCATCTTCGGACAGACCGTTACGGCCTCGGGTGACACGATGATGCAGTTCCGCAACACACCGCTCGGGCGGCCGCACAAGTGGGTGGTCGGCGACATCGAATGCGACGCGGGCTGCGGCGTGGTGCCGTTCCGCTATCGTGAGCAGAGCTATGTGAATGCATTGCAATGGATTATCGGCCTCGAGATCTTCCTGCTGGTCGACGACCCGTGGCGCGTCGCGATGACGACGGATCATCCGAACGGCGGCCCGTTCACGAGCTATCCGCACCTGATCCGTCTCCTGATGGATAAGTCGTTTCGCGATGAGCAGCTCGCAAAGCTTAATGCCGACGCCCAGGTGGCGAGCGCGTTGGCACAACTGACGCGCGAGTTCTCGCTGTACGAAATTGCCATCATCACGCGAGCAGGACCGGCGCGCCTGCTCGGCCTGCGCGACCGCGGCCATCTCGCCGCAGGCGCTGCGGCGGACATCGCCGTCTATCGCGACGACCCGGATCGCGAGCGCATGTTCACGTCGCCGGCCTATGTATTCAAGGACGGCGAACTCGTCGCTTGCGACGGCACGCTGGTCGCCACGCCGACGGGCGGCATCCATTTCGTCTCGCCTGACTTCGACCGCGGCATCGAGAAGACACTGCGCGCCTATAGCGGCGCCAACCTCGCGAGCAACTTCGCGCACGCTGCCATCAGCGACGACGAGGTTTGCAACTGCTGCCGCGGCGGCAGGCTGCTGCCCGTCGAATGTCTCGCCAACGGCTGACCCAATGGCCCACATACCATGAGCGCCCCGGCGACCCTGCAGATCAACGGCACCACGATCGACGCCACCTTCGCGGAAGCGTTTCCGATGAAGGCGACCCGGCTCGTCATCACCGCCCACACGCCGGCGTGGGCGATGAACGCCGCCATCTCGCTGACAGGGTTCGCGACCTCGGTGATCGGCTGCGGCTGCGAGGCCGGCGTCGAACGAACGCTGAGCGCCGGAGAAACGCCGGATGGCCGCCCTGGCGTGACGGTGCTGCTGTTCGCGGTGTCGTCGAAGGAATTGGCCAAACAGATCGAACGGCGCGTCGGACAATGCGTGCTCACGTGTCCGACCACCGCCGTGTATGGCGGCATCGATCCCGAGACGAGCCGCGCACCGCTTTCCGATCGGGCATCGCTCGGCAGCGGGCTGCGTTTTTTCGGCGACGGCTGGCAGATATCGAAGATGCTCGGCGACACGCGTTACTGGCGTGTGCCGGTGATGGACGGCGAGTTCGTCTGCGAGGAGACGGCGCTTACCGTCAAAGCCGTGGGCGGCGGCAACCTGATCCTGCTGGCGCGCGATATCGACGCCGCACTCGCCGCCGCCGAAGCCGCGGTCGCGGCGATGCGCAGGCTGCCGAACGTGGTCATGCCGTTCCCGGGCGGCGTGGTCCGGTCGGGATCGAAGGTCGGCTCGAAATACCAGGGCGCGAGCGCGTCCACCAACGACGCCTTCTGTCCGACCCTCACGGGTCTCTCCGCGCGCAGCGAACTGGGCGCGGAAGTCGGGTGCGTGCTCGAAATCGTGATCGACGGGCTTACCGACGCCGATGTCGGCGCGGCGATGAGCGCGGGTATTGGCGCAGCCGTCAGGCTCGGAAGTGCGGCGGGCCTGCTGCGCATTTCGGCGGGCAACTACGGCGGCAAGCTGGGACCTTACCACTTCCATCTGCACAGCCTCGCGGCGAGCGCCGCAGCGGACTTCGACGGGAGCCGCGCATGAGTCTTCGCATCACCCTGCGCGTGACAACGCCACCCGGCTTCCGCGTCGACGCGTCCGCCTTGCTGCCGGCGACGCTGGCGGCGATGAGCACGGCGGAAATCGAGCGCATTGTCCTACCCGCGGGCAATGACAGGTGTAACGTGGGCGATGTGTTCGACGTGTCGCGCAGTGAAGCCGCCGCTGAATCTGCTGCGCCGCACAGCGGCGCTACCCTGGTGATCGAAAACGCGGCGCCATGGCTCGACCGCGTCGGCGCGCGCATGGCGGACGGCCACCTCGTCGTGCACGGCTCGACCGGGGATTACAGTGGTTTCCAGATGGCGGGCGGCGTATT
It encodes:
- the cbbX gene encoding CbbX protein, giving the protein MNCAQVPNVDLAALYRDSGIGDVLAELDRDLVGLAPVKTRIREVAAHLLVERARASLGLAGGAPTLHMCFSGNPGTGKTTVALRMAEVLHRLGYIRRNHLVSVTRDDLVGQYIGHTAPKTREVLKRAMGGVLFIDEAYYLYRPENERDYGQEAIEILLQTMENQRDDLVVILAGYAARMEVFFESNPGFRSRIAHHITFPDYDDAELLDIAERMLATMHYRFDADARRAFADYLALRTRQPNFANARSVRNALDRSRLRQANRLFATAMRDGAAIDAAALTLIAAADIRGSRVFAETPAANDGVPASSHATRAVLAPPG
- a CDS encoding hydantoinase/oxoprolinase family protein encodes the protein MSAGFGADASVATADGAAVFGWDVGGAHVKVSMADAAGAVLDVAQWACPLWQGLDHLERTIDLVFERWPAARTDAALHAVTMTGEMVDLFEDRAHGVQAIAAALAQRLGPRLRFYAGDAGWLTPQSCADGWRSVASANWLATASWIASRVPDALLIDIGSTTTDIIPIAGGGVVARAATDAGRLATGELVYQGVVRTPLCGLAQRIEFAGETVNVMNEWFATTADVYRLTGELAPHYDLYPSADQGPKTEAASRTRLARMIGRDAHEAGSGEWRGFALRWRELQLREIGANLARVTAAHPELAAAPLVGAGCGRFLAAALASMEASEAPRAYIDFGTLAGVPANRSDWAATCAPSVAIALLAATRHWDAGDASRSGAARAALSS
- a CDS encoding DUF447 domain-containing protein translates to MIHETIVTTAACDGRPHIAPMGARYEDDFVILSPFRPSVTLDNIVASRAAVLNFTTDVRIFAGCVTHCACDWPTVAASCVASIRLAGSLAHAELELDELRDDRERPVLRMKCVHRENHAPFTGFNRAQAAVVEGAILVSRLFMLPADKVDREMAYLQIAIDKTAGDAELTAWGWLTAAIARHRESLESSGGSAAELIAH
- a CDS encoding form I ribulose bisphosphate carboxylase large subunit, with product MNDFSQPVIDSIHKPRDAQKPRERYAAGVMKYREMGYWQPDYTPKDTDIIALFRITPQPGVDPEEAAAAVAGESSTATWTVVWTDRLTACDMYRAKAYRVDPVPGANAGEPQYFAYIAYELDLFEEGSVANLTASIIGNVFGFKPLKALRLEDMRIPVAYLKTFQGPPTGIVVERERLDKYGRPLLGATVKPKLGLSGKNYGRVVYEGLRGGLDFLKDDENINSQAFMHWRDRFLFSMEAVNRAQAETGEVKGHYLNVTAGTMEDMYERAEFAKQLGSCIVMIDLVVGWTAIQSMGRWARRNDMILHLHRAGHSTYTRQRNHGISFRVIAKWLRMAGVDHAHAGTAVGKLEGDPLSVQGYYNVCREAHNEVDLSRGIFFDQPWAGLRKVMPVASGGIHAGQMHQLLDLFGDDAILQFGGGTIGHPAGIQAGAVANRVALETMVKARNEGRDIVHEGPEILEAAARWCTPLKQALDTWRDVTFNYASTDTPDFAATPTAA
- a CDS encoding amino acid kinase family protein, with amino-acid sequence MWVVKIGGSLSHDPMLRKWLVELCEVGGGRVVIVPGGGDFADKVRQYQSEWRFDDLAAHNMCLLAMTQYAILMQGILPELVLASSEAKIRRALRDGRVAVWVPTSLMRDTPDAMSNWDTTSDSLAAWLSTMLNAERLIVVKSCAISENERLETLAATGVVDRRFVDHVIEANYVVEMFNKDNVALMRDRLLNIPVI
- the pqqA gene encoding pyrroloquinoline quinone precursor peptide PqqA is translated as MQWTTPSYTDIRLGYEITMYVATR
- a CDS encoding ribulose bisphosphate carboxylase small subunit; protein product: MRITQGTFSFLPELTDEEISLQIDYALGQGWACSVEYTDDPHPRNTYWEMWGLPMFDLHDAAGVLQEVKACRAARPQHYIKINAFDSVRGFETMRLSFIVNRPDEEPGFRLTRQDGVGRVQRYGLSGYAGDRPSGERYVPGR
- a CDS encoding (5-formylfuran-3-yl)methyl phosphate synthase, whose product is MTALLASVRSDDEALDAARAGAELIDLKEPNAGALGGLSIGDITHIVRQLRACYPVKPISATIGDVPADALDEIATRVIEVSDAGIDYVKVGVAPGPSARRCLEQLANLPAAVVPVLLCDSGMESELVAYTATLGFVGVMFDTAGKDGRTLFDYVDGDSLAQWLRLTRERGAMSGIAGSLGWAQFEQIRALAPDVAGFRTALCVDGRRSRLDPQRVAQWATALHRPAGETSGALAAANTQASGAARL